From the genome of Brassica oleracea var. oleracea cultivar TO1000 chromosome C4, BOL, whole genome shotgun sequence:
TTGAAATAAACATTTTTCGGTAATATTAACATTTTTAAAAATAGTAAACTTAAATAATAATTTGTCATACTATGATTGGTCGTTTAAATCCTATGTGGACGCTCTCGATGGCTTATAGCCTCAACTTTTATATAGTATAGATTCCCAAGATGAAATTTAAACCCACATTTCTCAATTTTGTTAGTCAAAAGATGATGTGATGATCTCTAGTGTTGGCAAGATGATTTTTGGAAGAGGATTGGATTTCAGTCTTTAGGGAAAAGATGATCCATAATTCCCATGGACTTGGTAATTTCTTATTAGTATCTAACATATTGAATGTTGAGGTCAAGCAAACAAGTGTTTTTGTGAGATATGAAGCAAATGTACAATCAGTGAATCTTCTGTTTGAACCATTGAATGTCTGCTGTCCCGTCTCCTCAATTCCAGCACCTCCCAACCGATCAAATGGCTGGAAGATTAGTTTCTTTCATAAAAATATCAGTATTAGCTCTTTCACTTCTTTGGTTAATTGTTCTCTCACGACGTGTCAATGAATCGTTACCAATTTTTTTCATTTCTAAAATTATTAGCTCTCAAAACCAATTTCTGGTGTTCAAGAAGCCTTTTGTCATGTAGATTAAAATTTAACATCCTTGGTAAGAAAAAAACACATCCGTTATGCTCCTCAATTGTAAACAAAACAAACCACATCCGTTATATAAAAAGATACATCTTCTCTGATTCCTTCTTTTTTACACACAAAACAGACAAGAAACTTCAATTCAAACAAATCCCTAAACCCCCTATATTATATATAAACTACAAAAACATAAACCTCTCAGTTAGGACTCGTCTCGGTTCTGTCCTCTGGGCCAGCAAGCGTCACCTGCAAACACATCCGTTTCAAACTCAGAATCAAAACAATGCAGCATATAAGTTTTTTAACTCAAATCTTTTCTTCTTGTTACTACTCACATTGCAATCACAAGCGAATCTGCGTGCAAGCATGATGGCAGCGTTTCTTTCTCTCTCAGATTCAAAAGCAACCACAAAGGACACTCCTTTCTTTGCCTGCCAATACACTGCCTGAGCTGCCGCGTTCCCACCTCCTCTCACTCCACATAGCTATTATATGACACAACAACCATTGAAAGGGAAGATGATGATGACAACCCTTAAAACGAAACGAGCATCACACTAACTAACCTGCATAGCACTAGAGTAATACTCTTTAGCAATCACCGTCTTTCCCTTGCAAAGTTTTATCCTCATTTTACCAACGTGAAACAAGTGGATAGATTCTGATGTATGGTCTTCCCCACTCATTTGCGTCACTACTACCTGTTGATTGATTACAACAAGAGGAAATGGCTTTTCAAGTTGCTGCTTTAGTACTTATATATGTCATTAGCGTGAAAGAAAAAGCTTACATTGAAATCAACATCGTGTTTTCGTACTAATGCCTCCACATAGCTACCCAGTCCAGCAGCTGTACCGATTTTTTTTTTTAACTTATTTATTCATTGATTTTTGCCATAACCAACTTTTCCACGTTTAAACTAATGAATATATATAATAGCCAGGGGTAAAGCCGAATGAAAGATTAGCCTTAGGAGTTAGGTCTTCAAAAATTTTGAAAAGGTTACATAGATATAAGCCTCCAAATTTGAAAAAGAAAAAAAAAATAGTTGAAATCTTTAATAAATCTCAGAACTGGCCCTGATAACAGCTACTAGGCAACACAAGCTACAAGAAGGAAACAATGAATGAACCTGGATCGATCTTTCCCACGGTGGATAATGAAAGCGTGTGGCCATTGTAAATGATATCAGCATGCAAGGCTCGTCCAACGTCAAAAGGCTCAGGAGCGTAAACTGATTTTGTGGCACCTGAATATTACAGAATATATGGCATTAAATATATATATTTCAGTTAGAAAAAAGAAAGAAGAAAAAAAGGTGAGGGGACCTGATATAAGCTCCTTCTTGGTGTCATCAGAAGATGAACGGTACCACTGGATCGTACATTTTGAAAGATCAGGAGCTTCATCAGAGCAAGGTCTGACCCGTAAGCAAGAACCTAGAGCTTCATTGCCATCTATTTCGTATAAAAGTGATACATTTTCCTCGCTCTTTCTGCACAGTGCCAGCTGAATAAAAAAAAATAGGCAAAGCGTGTCAGAATACATCTCTTTCTCAACCGTTACAAAATATGTGCAAAGGACCCGGGAATGTATAATTGGAATAAACTAACCTTCTTTTTAAGTTGAAGAAAATGTTTGGATTTCTCTGCAAGCTGGTTCCTCAATGCTCGGAGCTCATATTCCATATCCATTACCTAAATCCAATGCCACATGATTTTTTGACTACTAAAAAAACAGCATAAGACAAGCCACTTCAATTAAAGCAACAACCCTTTCATCTAGTACCCACCTTGCTGGGCTGATGCAGCATTTTAATCCGCCTAGCTTCTTGAACCTCTTTCATTAAATCTTCCATGTCCTGTGATATAAAACATCAATCAATACTAAACTTATATACTTTACATAAATCAACAGTATAAGCATATGTCCCGTACTAGATTATGATGAAATCACTACGTACCTGCTTCCCAGAGGCTCTAGACATCTGTTCATGTTCTCGCAGAGCTTCTTCCACTCTTTGAACAGCTGCTCTTGCACTTTCAATCTCAGCACGCGCAAAAGCTCTTTCCTCGTCCACTATTTTCTTAGCATCCTCTGAGGCCTAAGTTAGAAAATGTTGAAACTATAATCAGCAAGAAAAAAACATATTTTTCTATTGCGAGGGTGACGATATAAAAGAGAAGCAAGAGCATCCTTTACCTGCTTCAAAAAAGAGGCCAGCTTCTTCACTTCGGCTTTTTCTATGAACAGCTCTCCTTCACGCTGAGTCAACTGAACAGCTAGAGCTTCGACCTAGCAGGAGACCACAGTTTTCAAACATGCTTAAGAAATAGAGGCACGAGGAAAAACTGTTGGTGAGTACCAGATTGACTAATAAAAGACTAACCATGGCAATGGCTTCCTCAACGTCATCCTTATTTCTACCGGCAACACGTCCTCTCAGAGACTCCAATGCATCTCGAAGTTTCTTTAAAAGAACATGTTTCTCCAAGGATGTTGCTTCTTTGAGTTTCGCCTGCACCCAAATTAGTTTTTAAATATTTCATCATATCTTCACTTAAAGCTACT
Proteins encoded in this window:
- the LOC106336582 gene encoding stomatal closure-related actin-binding protein 1, with product MTRVTRDFRDSLHKEVVPAAAVSADVRFASSRFPNYRIGANDQIFDVKDDPKVLSMKEVVARETAQLMDQQKRMSVRDLANKFEKGLAAAAKLSEEAKLKEATSLEKHVLLKKLRDALESLRGRVAGRNKDDVEEAIAMVEALAVQLTQREGELFIEKAEVKKLASFLKQASEDAKKIVDEERAFARAEIESARAAVQRVEEALREHEQMSRASGKQDMEDLMKEVQEARRIKMLHQPSKVMDMEYELRALRNQLAEKSKHFLQLKKKLALCRKSEENVSLLYEIDGNEALGSCLRVRPCSDEAPDLSKCTIQWYRSSSDDTKKELISGATKSVYAPEPFDVGRALHADIIYNGHTLSLSTVGKIDPAAGLGSYVEALVRKHDVDFNVVVTQMSGEDHTSESIHLFHVGKMRIKLCKGKTVIAKEYYSSAMQLCGVRGGGNAAAQAVYWQAKKGVSFVVAFESERERNAAIMLARRFACDCNVTLAGPEDRTETSPN